The following are encoded in a window of Roseimaritima ulvae genomic DNA:
- a CDS encoding DUF1501 domain-containing protein has product MSERLIRRDFVKQLTTAALATYATGRPRALRADAGHLPQEQPQPRADACILLWLAGGMAAPETFDPKRYEPFEKGLEVSRMLSTFPAIPTSVDGLQICQGLENIAQVMDRATLIRSAVQPDLGSILHSRHQYHWHTGYVPPQTVACPHIGAWMAKVLGPRNPVMPAFINIGQRLEGVGESEELKAFTTAGFFGSKYGPMNLPYPEQAAASVRPPSGMDAQRFANRDRLFRRLVDNSPQRDFLSDYQQESMLQAMDGAYRLLSAPERKAFDIHSEDPDKLAQYDTGRFGRGCLLARRLVESGARFVEVTTEYVPFLHWDTHKDGHATVARMHAEIDRPIAQLVKDLEERDLLDRTLVIVASEFSRDALMEGQPGSTANDQATVRVDRVSEMVHYGLHRHFTGGTSVVMFGGGTKQGFVYGATAPERPLMAIEDPVSIEDLHATIMTAMGISPQTGFEIEGRPFYVTKDAKGQAVEAILV; this is encoded by the coding sequence ACGGGCAGGCCGCGTGCGCTGCGTGCCGATGCGGGCCATTTACCTCAGGAACAACCCCAGCCTCGGGCCGACGCCTGCATCCTGCTGTGGCTGGCCGGCGGTATGGCGGCGCCGGAAACATTTGATCCCAAACGTTACGAACCGTTCGAAAAGGGACTGGAAGTTTCTCGCATGCTCAGCACCTTTCCGGCGATTCCCACGTCGGTCGATGGGCTGCAGATCTGCCAGGGCTTGGAAAACATCGCTCAGGTCATGGACCGTGCCACGTTGATCCGTTCGGCCGTGCAGCCCGACTTGGGCAGCATCCTGCATTCCCGCCATCAGTACCATTGGCACACCGGTTACGTGCCGCCGCAAACGGTGGCCTGTCCGCACATCGGCGCCTGGATGGCCAAGGTGCTGGGGCCGCGAAATCCGGTCATGCCGGCGTTTATCAACATCGGCCAACGCTTGGAGGGCGTGGGGGAAAGCGAAGAGCTGAAGGCGTTTACGACGGCGGGTTTCTTCGGTTCGAAATACGGACCGATGAACCTGCCCTACCCGGAACAAGCGGCTGCATCGGTGCGTCCGCCGTCCGGGATGGATGCCCAGCGATTTGCCAACCGCGATCGCCTGTTCCGCCGTCTGGTCGACAACAGCCCGCAACGTGATTTCCTGAGCGACTACCAACAGGAATCGATGTTGCAGGCCATGGATGGGGCGTACCGGTTGCTCAGTGCACCGGAACGCAAAGCCTTTGATATCCACAGCGAAGACCCTGACAAGCTGGCGCAGTACGACACTGGCCGGTTTGGCCGCGGTTGCTTGTTGGCCAGACGCCTGGTCGAATCCGGAGCTCGGTTCGTCGAAGTCACCACCGAATACGTGCCCTTCCTGCACTGGGATACGCACAAAGACGGACACGCTACCGTCGCACGCATGCACGCTGAAATCGATCGCCCCATCGCTCAACTGGTCAAAGACCTGGAAGAGCGAGATCTGTTGGACCGCACGTTGGTGATTGTGGCATCGGAGTTCAGTCGCGACGCGCTGATGGAAGGTCAACCGGGCTCGACGGCCAACGACCAAGCCACCGTGCGGGTCGACCGCGTGAGCGAAATGGTGCACTACGGATTGCACCGGCACTTTACTGGCGGAACCAGCGTGGTGATGTTTGGCGGCGGCACCAAGCAGGGATTTGTGTACGGAGCCACAGCCCCGGAACGACCGTTGATGGCGATCGAAGACCCGGTCAGTATCGAAGACCTGCACGCCACGATCATGACCGCCATGGGCATCAGTCCACAAACGGGATTTGAAATCGAAGGCCGCCCGTTCTACGTCACCAAAGACGCCAAAGGCCAAGCGGTTGAAGCTATACTCGTTTAA
- a CDS encoding sugar phosphate isomerase/epimerase family protein, with product MPLHAKSADGERLAVHTMTTKPLSLAEAAEAYASRGIGGISVWVETLAGLTNSAAKQIIDDAGLKVPALVRGGFFCAANEHDRQERVDHNRRLIETAAALEAEMLVLVVGALPGQPLDVQRGWVRDGIEGLLAEAQSSGVKLAIEPLHPMYAADKSCINRITEARQICEAIDDAQVGVAVDVYHVWWDPELSDEIRRLGETNRIFGFHLCDWRVPTRDLLTDRALMGDGCIDIAGIRGEVEAAGFEGWNEVEIFSEEHWASDQGEYLDKIVERYRTATSAAGH from the coding sequence ATGCCATTGCACGCCAAATCCGCCGATGGCGAGCGGCTAGCGGTGCATACGATGACGACCAAACCGCTGTCGTTGGCCGAAGCGGCCGAGGCGTATGCGAGCCGCGGGATTGGCGGTATCAGCGTGTGGGTGGAAACTTTGGCGGGGCTGACAAACTCGGCCGCCAAACAGATCATCGATGACGCCGGATTAAAAGTCCCGGCACTGGTCCGTGGCGGATTTTTCTGTGCCGCCAACGAACACGACCGCCAAGAACGCGTTGACCACAATCGTCGCTTGATCGAGACGGCCGCGGCGCTTGAGGCGGAAATGCTGGTGTTGGTCGTGGGCGCCCTGCCCGGACAACCGCTAGACGTGCAACGCGGCTGGGTGCGTGACGGTATCGAAGGCCTGCTGGCCGAAGCCCAATCCAGCGGAGTCAAACTGGCGATCGAACCATTGCATCCGATGTACGCGGCCGACAAAAGCTGCATCAATCGGATTACGGAAGCTCGCCAAATTTGCGAAGCCATCGATGATGCTCAGGTGGGCGTGGCCGTCGATGTGTACCACGTCTGGTGGGACCCGGAATTAAGCGACGAAATTAGACGGCTGGGTGAGACGAACCGGATCTTTGGGTTCCACCTGTGCGACTGGCGAGTGCCCACGCGGGATCTGTTGACCGACCGCGCGTTGATGGGCGACGGCTGCATCGACATCGCCGGCATCCGCGGTGAAGTCGAAGCGGCGGGGTTCGAGGGCTGGAATGAAGTCGAAATTTTTTCTGAAGAGCATTGGGCCAGCGACCAAGGTGAATATCTGGACAAGATCGTCGAGCGGTACCGGACGGCGACATCAGCCGCAGGGCACTAG